One part of the Alistipes onderdonkii genome encodes these proteins:
- the meaB gene encoding methylmalonyl Co-A mutase-associated GTPase MeaB yields the protein MSFTKINHYEKEYADTHHDTALNVTEGVEDQPIVSPYFTRRKKRRLSTDEYVEGILAGNITTLSQAITLVESNNPAHYAQAQQIIERCLPHAGKSVRIGITGVPGAGKSTFIEAIGNMVTSLRHKLAVLAIDPSSERSGGSILGDKTRMESISGNPDVFIRPSPSAGSLGGVARKTRETIILCEAAGFDVVFIETVGVGQSETAVHSMVDMFMLLQISGAGDELQGIKRGIMEMADIMVITKADGENIHKAELAKTQFQGALRLFPVPESGWRPNVYTCSAVAATGLEEVWKGVEEFLDHIQANGYFRHNRNRQNKYWMYESINEVLRNSFYHDPAVEARIAEYEKRVLEDKISSFIAAKELLDIYFKDLK from the coding sequence ATGTCCTTCACGAAGATAAACCATTACGAAAAAGAGTACGCAGATACCCATCACGACACGGCGCTCAACGTCACGGAAGGCGTTGAAGACCAACCTATCGTAAGCCCTTACTTCACGCGCCGCAAGAAACGGCGGCTTTCGACCGACGAATACGTCGAAGGCATCCTCGCGGGCAACATCACCACCCTGTCGCAGGCCATCACGCTCGTCGAAAGCAACAACCCCGCCCATTACGCGCAGGCGCAGCAGATCATCGAACGCTGCCTGCCGCACGCCGGGAAATCGGTGCGCATTGGCATCACGGGCGTTCCCGGGGCGGGTAAGTCGACCTTCATCGAGGCCATCGGCAACATGGTCACCTCGCTGCGGCACAAACTGGCGGTGCTGGCCATCGACCCCTCGTCGGAACGCAGCGGGGGTTCGATCCTCGGCGACAAAACCCGCATGGAGAGCATTTCGGGCAACCCCGACGTCTTCATCCGCCCCTCCCCTTCGGCCGGATCGCTGGGCGGCGTGGCTCGCAAGACGCGCGAGACGATCATCCTGTGCGAAGCCGCGGGCTTCGACGTGGTATTCATCGAGACGGTGGGCGTCGGGCAGTCCGAGACGGCCGTGCACTCGATGGTCGACATGTTCATGCTGTTGCAGATTTCGGGTGCCGGCGACGAGTTGCAGGGCATCAAGCGCGGCATCATGGAAATGGCCGACATCATGGTCATCACCAAGGCCGACGGCGAGAACATCCACAAGGCCGAACTGGCCAAGACCCAGTTCCAGGGGGCATTAAGGCTGTTCCCCGTCCCGGAATCGGGCTGGCGGCCCAATGTATACACCTGCTCGGCCGTGGCCGCGACGGGGCTCGAAGAGGTCTGGAAAGGCGTCGAGGAGTTCCTCGACCACATCCAGGCCAACGGCTATTTCCGCCACAACCGCAACCGCCAGAACAAATACTGGATGTACGAGTCGATCAACGAAGTGCTGCGCAACTCGTTCTACCACGACCCGGCGGTCGAAGCGCGCATCGCGGAGTACGAAAAGCGCGTGCTGGAGGACAAAATATCGTCGTTCATCGCCGCCAAGGAGCTGCTGGACATCTATTTCAAGGATTTGAAATAA
- a CDS encoding TlpA family protein disulfide reductase has translation MKKVLLTLLLALALPVAAAEAQNIALGERVPEVKVPAWLRGGKPAATPGLTYVEFFHSSNPACTASLEQLRAITDKLGAKLHVVVVTRENEEKIAPLLSPFLSRHISVALDTGGRIFSAFNVQYVPFGVLVDSRNRALWMGNSLQLTPEIIEKSSK, from the coding sequence ATGAAGAAAGTTTTGCTCACTTTACTCCTGGCCCTGGCACTCCCCGTTGCGGCGGCCGAGGCGCAAAACATCGCCCTCGGCGAACGCGTACCCGAGGTGAAGGTTCCGGCATGGCTCCGGGGCGGGAAACCCGCCGCCACCCCCGGCCTGACGTACGTCGAGTTTTTCCACTCGTCGAACCCGGCCTGCACCGCGTCGCTCGAACAGCTCCGGGCGATAACCGACAAATTAGGCGCCAAACTCCACGTCGTGGTCGTCACGCGGGAAAACGAGGAGAAAATCGCCCCCCTGCTTTCGCCGTTCCTCTCGCGGCACATCTCCGTCGCGCTGGACACCGGGGGCAGGATATTCTCGGCGTTCAACGTGCAGTACGTCCCGTTCGGGGTGCTGGTCGACAGCCGGAACCGGGCGCTGTGGATGGGCAACTCACTGCAGCTGACACCCGAAATCATCGAAAAATCAAGTAAATAG
- a CDS encoding glycosyltransferase, with the protein MKIGFEDTPAAPAGTYSRHLAELLAEYAPEHEYIVDGARYKEFDLYHGFRPGLPLPLLRKIPSVMTVHNLNFLRYPHLYSLSERLVLLRLYRRALRSASLLITVNRDARAELSERLRIDPGRIEVVMPLAARVPHETPGGAQLEAVRRKYMLPGRFILMLGTVEPRHNHEVLFEAVGSLGERERAIRAEGLRAAQRAAAAAGPELPGLAADRDPGRGAAAAAGRGGIATGMRGEAPADTAVRPAASSAERVGIVVCGRRTAYSDSLLEFARGRHMASRVDFIYELSPDDLPALFRLAHAFVYLPDAGIEASIVPVVEAMRAGVPMVLSDTQLNREAAGDAAAYVRPGAAGEVAAALENVLSDANFRREMKARERRRAELFSEYAVARRLIDIYSSL; encoded by the coding sequence ATGAAAATCGGATTCGAAGACACCCCGGCTGCACCTGCCGGGACTTACTCCCGGCACCTTGCCGAACTTTTGGCCGAATATGCCCCCGAGCACGAGTATATCGTTGACGGGGCGCGTTATAAGGAGTTCGACCTCTACCACGGCTTCCGCCCCGGACTGCCCCTGCCGCTGCTGCGGAAGATCCCCAGCGTGATGACCGTCCATAACCTCAATTTTCTGCGCTACCCGCACCTCTATTCGCTGTCCGAGCGGCTGGTGCTGCTGCGGCTCTACCGCCGTGCGCTGCGCTCCGCCAGCCTGCTCATTACGGTCAACCGCGATGCCCGCGCCGAGCTGTCGGAGCGGTTGCGGATCGACCCCGGGCGCATCGAGGTCGTGATGCCCCTCGCCGCGCGCGTCCCGCATGAAACGCCGGGCGGTGCGCAGCTCGAGGCGGTGCGGCGCAAATACATGCTGCCCGGCAGGTTCATCCTCATGCTCGGCACTGTCGAACCGCGCCATAACCACGAGGTGCTCTTCGAGGCGGTCGGCTCGCTCGGCGAACGCGAACGTGCGATCCGTGCGGAGGGGCTCCGCGCAGCGCAGCGCGCCGCCGCGGCCGCTGGCCCGGAGCTGCCCGGGCTGGCGGCCGATCGGGATCCGGGGCGGGGTGCCGCCGCAGCGGCAGGGCGGGGCGGCATCGCCACGGGCATGCGCGGTGAGGCCCCGGCGGACACCGCCGTGCGTCCTGCCGCATCTTCCGCCGAGCGGGTCGGGATCGTGGTCTGCGGCCGGCGCACGGCCTATTCGGATTCCCTGCTGGAATTTGCCCGCGGGCGGCATATGGCCTCGCGCGTCGATTTCATCTACGAACTCAGCCCCGACGACCTGCCGGCGCTGTTCCGCCTCGCCCATGCCTTCGTCTACCTGCCCGATGCCGGGATCGAGGCGTCGATCGTGCCCGTGGTGGAGGCGATGCGTGCCGGGGTGCCCATGGTGCTGAGCGACACGCAGCTCAACCGCGAGGCTGCCGGCGACGCCGCGGCCTATGTCCGCCCTGGGGCGGCGGGGGAGGTGGCCGCTGCGCTGGAAAACGTGCTGTCGGACGCGAATTTCCGCCGCGAGATGAAAGCCCGCGAACGCCGCCGCGCCGAACTTTTCTCGGAATACGCCGTCGCCCGCCGGCTGATCGACATTTACAGTTCGCTGTGA
- the mce gene encoding methylmalonyl-CoA epimerase, whose amino-acid sequence MKVSHIEHLGVAVKSLDEAIPYWENVLGLKCYAIEEVADQKVRTAFFMLGQTKIELLEPTSEESTIAKYIENRGVGIHHMALACENIEEQLADAEAKGIRLIDKTPRKGAEGMTIAFLHPKSTQGILTELCENKNK is encoded by the coding sequence ATGAAAGTTTCTCATATCGAGCATCTTGGCGTCGCAGTGAAGAGCCTCGATGAAGCAATTCCCTACTGGGAAAACGTATTGGGCCTGAAATGCTATGCCATCGAAGAGGTCGCCGACCAGAAGGTGCGCACGGCGTTTTTCATGTTGGGGCAGACCAAGATCGAACTGCTGGAACCCACTTCGGAGGAGTCGACCATCGCCAAATACATCGAAAACCGTGGCGTCGGTATCCATCACATGGCGCTTGCCTGCGAGAATATCGAGGAGCAGCTCGCCGATGCCGAAGCCAAGGGCATCCGCCTGATCGACAAGACCCCGCGCAAGGGCGCCGAGGGAATGACCATCGCCTTCCTGCACCCCAAATCGACCCAAGGCATCCTGACCGAGCTTTGCGAGAATAAGAACAAATAG